TATTTTAAGTCATTTTgtgaaaaatatacatttatttagtttaatggAATATCACAACCACTAAGTATTTATTCCTGTATAAGGTCAGCAATCAGATTTCCCGCGAACTATTGTATAAAATTAGTGACGCTGTTTTTGTAcactgccaccgtttttgtaccctgccaccgtttttgtaccctgccactgtttttgtacccagctgccatcgtttttgtactctgccatcgtttttgtaccctgccaccgtttttgtaccctgccaccgattttgtaccctgccaccgtttttgtaccctgccatcgatgttgtaccctgccactttttttgtacccagctgccatcgtttttgtaccctgccaccgtttttgtacccttccactatttttgtaccctgccactgtttttgtacccatctgccatcgtttttgtaccctgccaccgtttttgtacgctgccactgtttttgtaccctgttactgtttttgtacccagctgccatctaTTTTGTACCCTGTCACcttttttgtaccctgccactgtttttgtaccctgctactgtttttgtaccttGCTACTGTTgttgtaccctgctactgtttttgtaccctgctactgtttttgtacccagctgccatcgattttgtaccctgccaccgtttttgtaccctgtcgCTGTTtgtgtaccctgccactgtttttataCCCTGCCACCATTTTTGTACCCAGTCAATGTTTTtgtacaaaacaatttttttttacaagtgTTGTACCCAGAAAcgttttataacaattttatacaatgcaaaatagaacaaaatacgtgataattgcaaataaatataatttcattttcaatttaattttatttcctcaatataataacatacatacaggATAATACATGCAATGAAGTAATCATGTGGGGAGAGAGTCATAATAAGTCAGTCAGTAAGTTTGACCCACCAcgaaatataacattaaatacgaatacgaaaaaaaaaataataataaataataaataaaagaaaacaaagctacaatttatgcatattctctgttatactcattacttactaaatgtttactgttaacatgatattgttctcatcctttaacattaatattaatatttttgttctttaatgtttacaaaacttttatttccagcagattatcctttttttgcactataacttcttaaattttcatttaacttttttactttcttctcttatgtggattcattccactttttttaaacttattttctttaaaaaaactatttccatatatcattttgtttatacatacattatcatttaaccacattgattacatagtttcctctttttatacataattattatctattacacattttcattaacaaagcttattttttcttacatagttgttttttttcatctacatggatatttatttcatacaattataatacgtttatgtttactaaatccatcccatgggtttgtcccattttatttttctttggatttatctatgcaaacatattttcatttaaacaatgcatattctctgttatactaattacttactaactttttactgttaacattatattttcctcatcctttaacattgatttttttgatctttaaatgtttacaaaatttatttccaacagattatccttttttgcatctacagtataacccatcaaagtttcatttaactttttttttcttatgtgggttcattcaatttttaattattcatgatCTAACGTTATTACATAAGAAATTACTTCTGGTGCAGTCCATGGAAAGCATTTCTTCCACCTAATCTTCTCCTCCGATGACAACTTTAAAGGAGTAGGCCTACTCCGTCCGGTCCGAAACGCCTTGCCATAATCTATTGTTACaggtataaattaattttaccatCAATCATGAAGCACGTACCACGTTATTACCTGTAAGAGAAAAGACAATTGGGAAAATgagaaaataattgtaaaataatcactgaattgtgtataatataattgaatttaatgtatgataatgaaaaattagtggcttaatttaaaaaaattacgcATAGGCCTATAACAGATTCTTATTATTGATATCATTATGGACATAATCCTGAGTTGTGGAAATTAGGATATTTTATACGaatatatattaggcctactgatatactgtaaataagacCTCTTTAGTCCTACTTCACACGTTTACGTAGATCTATCTGATAagaatttgttaattattttatttttatcggCACGTTGATTTCTACCTACCATGCAAACGCATGCAGCAAGTCAGATTTTCCTCCACAATGAATCTTCCGAGAaagatcttttatttattttcgatgCGCTtccattcaattttaaaatcgcTTTGATGCCTGCCGCCTCAATCCATCAAGAGGAATGGCGGGGGATATTTGAACTCCGTGGTATATCTGGCTTAGGCCTAACCCTTTTGCGATTAATTCTTTCTAATAGTTCTGTTGTAGGCTACATTTTCTTTCACGGGCTCGTCGTTTATATTATCAAGTAGACGGTCATTGATGACCGAGTCTACGCATTTATCTCGTATAAAATCGCGTAGAgttatcaaatttaaattgtgtttatttgtatcaattatgtatgtttgttgCTGCTGTACATTGTCTACAAGATGTCCACCACCCAACAACAGGGGAATAAAACATGAAACACTAATATGCTTTCGTGATACATTAGCACTGTTCGGAAGTACTCATGATTGACTATCAATCCATTTTGTTCCCAAAAATGTGAAAGATATATGCTTTcccattaaatttaataaattgaatatcacATGGCCATCCCAATTCCCTAACAAAACTATTGTTCATgtttaaaagtatttatttaatgtgtCTGTAGTTCTAGTTAAATTGCTTTGCATAAAGCAGCATTGAgaaatatttagattattattataaacaaccACTAAAGTATTTATTCCTGTACAAGGTCAGAAATCAAATTTCCCGCaaactattttataaaatcAGTGACCTATCTAATAGTACATTGATTGGTTAATACCCAGTCAGTGAGGACCTGATTGACAAGCAGTGCCTGTTTGCTATTGGTCATTGGTAAGAGGAAGTTGAAAATGGACAGCAAGTTATTATTAACACTTGCAGTCTTAAATAAACACGCTGGCATTTTTATTACACCACAGAGTATTATTCCTGTCAACTTATACCACAATTGACATGTTGAGGGGATAGGTCATCCACTGATTCAGTGGATGCCAAACGTAACGCTAAAGTAGCCTGGTCCGTGTAATGAGCATGAATTAAGGAATAGATACATGGTTCCAGttaactattttattaaaaatgtaataataggCTTTCActgcaaatttaatttaattatttactttatatataattataataataaacaaattatgttgGCGGTGGTGAGTTGTGTTGGAACTTGAACAATGTACTAAATCTAAATCGAATGTCCCTTTCAATAGGTTCACAATCACCAAAccttataaaattataaaattgtaaagttatctttaaaaccattaatgatatgatgattattaaaaattgaaagAACTTAGTTTGGCTTAACAATCGTTTTATAAGACGGTAAAttcttgatttttttaaaatactatcgTCAACTGTGAGAGCTGGTTTCATCAAAGAGTCTTTATTTTCACAGTGCGGCGATGTATCATCTCTGCAGATGTTCATTTTTGAATCGTTTGTTATGTTATATTCGGATGATTCCGACTTTGTCCGACGGCATAATCCGATACTGTTAACACATGATTGTTTTTTTGTACGAATATCGTTTTTATCTTTGATATTTAGCTGTTGAGGTTGTTGAGACGACTGTGAAACATCATCTTTTATATATTCATCATCTTTTATTTTTCGTCTACATTCAAAAACTTCGAAAGAACTTTTATTTGATTGCCGTTTATGTTTCTGATTTATCCTCTCAGTAGTCGTTTGATTTGATGACGTATGTATGGTCAGTGATGAACCAAACTGATGAGACATGGTTGGAGGAGGTGATTTCTTTACTCTGACACTTCCAAGAGCCGACTTAATCTCGGTTATCAGTTGCTTCATTTCGTTGAATTCTTTGTCAATGTATTTTgcacaattttgtattttatgtacCGCAACAAACCCTGCACCATTTTCTGACTTCATCGCCTTGAAATAAAGACAACcaataaatcataattataaaaaaaaatgtgcttaGGCCtacgtgtaggcctattatattgaCCAAATAGACTAGGCCTAGAAGTAGTGCacaactataggcctatacgaaAGAGTAGGCCGTATTGCAAGTCAGTAGTGAGTAGGCCTGGCCCTCAATTATCCGATTGAATCAAAGTCTATGGATATTTAAACGTAACGTCAAGAACCactatttcaacattttaaaagctgCAGATCAatctttataatttaattcACAGACTTATCAATCATGTTTTAACATGTTTCCAAtttgtaatgtttatttttatatatattttgtaattttgtgtGTTTGGTAGTAGTttccacaatggaaataagtttaattaattttaaacctTTTGTGTTATCCTTGTTATATCCATTTCTTTTGTCTATTATGTAAGTTTATTTGTAACTTGCCGTCTCTTGTTtcataaaaattgtattatatatttatatatattatatatggatatttcgaaataaataaatcaatcaatcaatcaatcaatactaGGCTAGCTTAAGCCTGGTTTTTTAGAGGCCTACAGTACTAAAATTAAtaagcctagggcctaggcctatagggcctaggcctattattattatttttccgTCTGCAGTATGTCCGTTTATTGGCCCTACCAAGCCCTAACATACTCATTGGTCTTCTGACTACTATACATGAGcacgttttttaaaattatatggtgaaagtaattatttactTACTTCATCAATAAGCACGTGctgtttaaaatagaaagcCGAAAAGAGTTTGTAAAACGCCTCGATTTTCTGCGCGCGCGTCTTATTCGAACGAATAGCCCCCTACACGTGCCGCAACAATATCAACCGTACCTATTGACAGATTCAACGATTTGACAGGAAAAGGGGTAAAAATAAACGCAAGAAATTGTTATAAATCGGTAGAAACGATTACGTTAATCGTTAACGATTTACGCGATCGTTCATAGTTTCTTGGTTCTCTGCTGGGACACGTGGACGTGAAGTACTACAAAACCAATGCCGGCCGGCCACGCGCAGCCGAGCCCGCgtgtaaattaaacattataatatttaattggcttaatattataatttaatttgacttAGGCTTGTTGTTTTGAAATATCAGAccttaaaagtgtacaaaaaaagGTAcaaaacatcgtcgcgttgtaaaaattCAAGAATTGTCGCGTAcctattttttcacaaactgcAATGATGTAATTTGTGGACCATTTAATTGGTCAGTTTTAACGATCgtaatcgttaaagttgaaccCAGTTCGATTgaagattttaacgattttaaCTTTTCAATTTCAACTTAACGATAGTCACATTTTGTCATCAACTTTTTTTACTATTTGCTAATAAACGATAAtcatccttttttttaaactgtgtTTAAATCGTGGTAAACTGTTTTGTTCAGGTGCCCACTATACATACAAAATAGGTATTCCGAAATAGAGAAGAATGCATTTAGTTCATCCTCAAAGTCAGTAGTATGGACGTTATTTTAACTTCATAGTGTCAACTGGTTGTACACAGTTGTGAAAGAACAATCTCTTGCCAGGGATTGCTAATGCTGTTGATGTGAATCCATACTACTTTAAGATTTCGTTATTATTCAAATCAAACTATAGATAAATAGATAGACCTCGTTACATTTTCACTGTAAACACAACCTTCAAATTAACATCTTCTATAATGTTGTTGAATTTGATTCATCAAAATGTCTAATGAGTTCTCTGTTTTTGGTTAACTGTCGGCGAAGGTCCTTTCTTCCTTCCAAAGAAAGGTACCGTACCTCACAGTTTGGCAGCGCTGTCCTTAAAGTGTTCAACACACTTTCAATATCCCTGACAGCTGGCAGATCACACAGGAAAATGTATTGCAGTTTGCTGTGTGAAAATGACATATAACATTATTCAAagagcataataataatatatcaatattatcaACTATCATGAAGCAAAAATGGATTAAGTTCGATCCATCGATAGAAGAACTCACCATAGCTTACAGAGTGATGCAATGCCCTTGTCCGATACATCTCCACAACTGGTCACTTGAATATCTTCCAaactatcttttaatatttcTAGTTTGTCCATACTTTCATCTGTGATGTACGTTGCATGGTGCAGTTTCAGAGATCTCATCTTCT
The window above is part of the Antedon mediterranea chromosome 10, ecAntMedi1.1, whole genome shotgun sequence genome. Proteins encoded here:
- the LOC140060576 gene encoding ATP synthase subunit s, mitochondrial-like isoform X2, with the protein product MTTKYGANVILSSCNGLFRLSSQRCLWGMLNSIFNKFDQNRVNEVGPDRAAAEWLLRCGAAVKFSGYEKWNDDYNSLPTGAKDRYRIEAVDATDSSIMHIGFDHFRGLEKMRSLKLHHATYITDESMDKLEILKDSLEDIQVTSCGDVSDKGIASLCKLCKLQYIFLCDLPAVRDIESVLNTLRTALPNCEVRYLSLEGRKDLRRQLTKNRELIRHFDESNSTTL
- the LOC140060576 gene encoding ATP synthase subunit s, mitochondrial-like isoform X1 gives rise to the protein MALSSRFFMTTKYGANVILSSCNGLFRLSSQRCLWGMLNSIFNKFDQNRVNEVGPDRAAAEWLLRCGAAVKFSGYEKWNDDYNSLPTGAKDRYRIEAVDATDSSIMHIGFDHFRGLEKMRSLKLHHATYITDESMDKLEILKDSLEDIQVTSCGDVSDKGIASLCKLCKLQYIFLCDLPAVRDIESVLNTLRTALPNCEVRYLSLEGRKDLRRQLTKNRELIRHFDESNSTTL